One Caulobacter segnis genomic window carries:
- a CDS encoding GIY-YIG nuclease family protein produces MSGRKALLRAYKEREVEAGIYAVRCAATGEAWVGATPDLSTRQNGVWFSLRQGSHREKSLQAAWNAHGAEAFVFETVEAVDTEGLDRFGRDSRLKDRREHWIATLSARGLM; encoded by the coding sequence ATGTCCGGACGCAAGGCGCTGCTGCGCGCATACAAGGAACGCGAGGTCGAGGCCGGGATCTACGCCGTGCGTTGCGCGGCGACCGGTGAGGCCTGGGTCGGCGCGACGCCGGACCTCTCCACCCGCCAGAACGGCGTCTGGTTCTCTCTGCGCCAGGGTTCGCACCGCGAGAAGAGCCTGCAAGCGGCCTGGAACGCGCATGGCGCGGAGGCCTTCGTCTTCGAGACGGTCGAGGCCGTCGACACCGAGGGGCTGGACAGGTTCGGCCGCGACAGCCGACTGAAGGACCGCCGCGAGCACTGGATCGCGACGCTGAGCGCCAGAGGGCTGATGTGA
- a CDS encoding DUF2239 family protein, which produces MDSGDEAYVVFHGQRRVAVGSRLDAALAAQRLAGEAGVLIFGPDGRGVDFDLSGGPEALAARLAPPPEAPRGRGRPKLGVTAREVTLLPRHWDWLASQPGGASVALRKLVEAARRESEGPDRIRAAREAAYRFASAIGGDLPGFEEAMRALFAGDGAGFEARILAWPEDVAALLRTYAAEAFGTD; this is translated from the coding sequence ATGGACAGCGGCGATGAGGCCTATGTGGTCTTCCACGGCCAGCGGCGCGTGGCGGTCGGTTCGCGCCTGGACGCGGCCCTGGCGGCCCAGCGCCTGGCGGGGGAGGCGGGCGTTCTGATCTTCGGACCCGACGGCCGGGGCGTCGACTTCGACCTCAGCGGTGGGCCCGAGGCGCTGGCCGCGCGCCTTGCCCCGCCCCCCGAAGCGCCACGTGGACGCGGTCGGCCCAAGCTGGGCGTGACGGCCCGCGAGGTCACCCTGCTGCCGCGCCACTGGGACTGGCTGGCCAGCCAGCCGGGCGGAGCGTCGGTGGCCCTGCGCAAGCTGGTCGAGGCCGCCCGTCGCGAGAGCGAAGGTCCCGACCGCATCCGCGCCGCCCGCGAGGCCGCCTACCGCTTCGCCTCGGCGATCGGCGGCGACCTGCCGGGCTTCGAGGAGGCCATGCGGGCCCTGTTCGCCGGCGACGGCGCGGGGTTCGAGGCGCGGATCCTGGCCTGGCCGGAAGATGTCGCCGCCCTGCTGCGGACCTATGCGGCGGAGGCCTTCGGGACGGACTAG